The Aneurinibacillus sp. REN35 genome contains a region encoding:
- a CDS encoding ABC transporter permease: MQSRTRAVYFIPYLLWMALFVIAPVLLILYYSFFDIEGNFTLGNYEKFFTPVYLQMALSSFWYALLITVFSLLIAYPTAYLLTKTKHKQLWLLLIILPTWINLLLKAYAFLGIFGTYGPANALLEVLGIGSQQILFTDFSFVFVSVYIFIPFMVLPIYNALEELNPSLVYAARDLGASAWTTFRRVIFPLTLDGVKSGCQAVFIPALSLFMITRLIAGNRVITLGTAIEQHFLVTQDWGMGSTIAVFLIIAMAIIMIVTGNRK; encoded by the coding sequence ATGCAGAGTAGAACACGTGCCGTCTATTTCATTCCATACTTGTTGTGGATGGCGCTGTTTGTTATTGCGCCCGTCCTTCTTATTTTGTATTATTCTTTTTTTGATATTGAAGGTAACTTCACGCTGGGAAACTATGAGAAGTTTTTTACCCCGGTCTATTTGCAGATGGCGCTCAGCTCCTTCTGGTATGCGCTGCTCATTACCGTGTTTTCGCTTTTGATCGCTTATCCGACCGCGTACCTGCTGACGAAGACGAAGCACAAGCAGCTCTGGCTTTTGCTTATTATTTTGCCGACATGGATTAACCTGCTGCTTAAGGCGTATGCTTTTCTCGGTATTTTCGGCACATATGGACCCGCGAATGCATTGCTTGAAGTTTTAGGGATCGGCAGCCAGCAAATCTTGTTTACCGACTTTAGCTTTGTGTTCGTTTCTGTATATATTTTTATTCCATTTATGGTGCTGCCCATTTATAACGCTCTTGAAGAACTGAATCCGTCGCTCGTATATGCGGCGCGTGATCTTGGTGCATCGGCTTGGACAACTTTTCGCCGCGTCATCTTTCCGCTGACGCTCGATGGCGTAAAGTCAGGCTGTCAGGCTGTTTTTATTCCGGCCCTATCCCTGTTTATGATTACACGTCTGATTGCGGGAAACCGGGTCATTACGCTTGGCACAGCGATTGAGCAGCATTTCCTTGTCACGCAGGATTGGGGCATGGGTTCAACGATTGCTGTCTTCTTAATTATTGCGATGGCGATTATTATGATCGTCACAGGGAATAGGAAGTGA
- a CDS encoding ABC transporter ATP-binding protein produces MTDRTIIRFEHVTKQYDNDPAVLDNVSFEIERGKFYTLLGPSGCGKTTILRLIAGFIEPSKGSIYFNGKVINHVPANERQVNTVFQDYALFPHLNVFENVAFGLRIKKMKNAEITVKVQEALRFVNLEGYESREINEMSGGQRQRVAIARAIVNEPEVILLDEPLSALDLKLRTEMQYELRELQRRLGITFIFVTHDQEEALAMSDEIFVLNKGKIQQSGTPTDIYDEPINRFVADFIGESNIIPGKMIQDFEVEFAGKKFECVDQGLNVNEPVEIVIRPEDLEITKHDQGKLKVRVDSQLFRGVHYEISCYDEDGNEWLVHSTKKATVGDWIGLYFDPEAIHVMRFGETEEEFDKRLEAYDEVEHAE; encoded by the coding sequence ATGACAGATCGTACAATTATTCGCTTTGAACATGTAACCAAACAATATGATAATGATCCCGCCGTGCTAGACAACGTGAGCTTTGAGATTGAGCGTGGTAAATTCTATACACTGCTTGGGCCTTCCGGCTGTGGAAAGACAACGATTCTGCGGTTAATCGCAGGGTTTATTGAACCGTCAAAAGGGAGCATTTATTTTAACGGAAAAGTGATCAATCATGTGCCTGCCAATGAACGTCAGGTAAACACGGTGTTTCAGGATTATGCGCTGTTTCCTCACCTGAATGTGTTTGAAAACGTAGCGTTCGGCCTGCGCATCAAAAAGATGAAAAATGCGGAGATTACGGTCAAGGTGCAGGAAGCGCTCCGCTTCGTGAACCTGGAGGGCTACGAATCGCGCGAAATCAATGAGATGTCAGGCGGACAGCGGCAGCGTGTGGCGATTGCCCGTGCCATCGTGAATGAGCCGGAAGTGATTCTGCTTGATGAACCGCTGTCTGCGCTCGATCTGAAGCTTCGCACGGAGATGCAGTATGAACTGCGTGAATTGCAGCGCCGTCTGGGCATTACGTTTATCTTCGTCACGCACGATCAAGAAGAAGCGCTGGCGATGTCGGATGAAATATTTGTATTGAACAAAGGGAAAATTCAGCAGAGCGGCACGCCAACCGATATTTATGATGAGCCGATTAACCGATTTGTGGCGGACTTTATCGGTGAATCGAACATCATTCCCGGCAAGATGATTCAAGATTTCGAAGTAGAGTTTGCCGGGAAGAAATTTGAGTGTGTGGATCAAGGGCTTAATGTGAACGAGCCAGTCGAAATCGTAATTCGTCCCGAGGATTTGGAGATTACCAAGCATGATCAGGGCAAGTTGAAGGTTCGTGTCGACTCCCAGCTTTTCCGCGGCGTACACTACGAGATCTCCTGCTATGATGAAGATGGTAATGAATGGCTTGTACACTCCACTAAGAAGGCAACTGTCGGAGACTGGATCGGCTTGTATTTTGATCCGGAAGCCATTCATGTTATGCGCTTTGGAGAGACGGAAGAGGAATTCGATAAGCGCTTAGAGGCGTATGATGAGGTCGAACATGCAGAGTAG